In Dolichospermum flos-aquae CCAP 1403/13F, the following proteins share a genomic window:
- a CDS encoding Cof-type HAD-IIB family hydrolase, whose translation MDTMPLNQSQDEKDIKLLVLDIDGTIAGQSNTLSHPVKEVIAAVQAKGIKVAIATGRMYCSALRFHQEIGSTLPLVAYQGAWIQDPNTQEIHRHLSVSREIALQLLEYFEQPDLQSLLSVHFYINDQLYVREITKETESYQQRCGVNAIPVGDLRQLLDHEPTKILALCDDASLIQQLLTNLRHRYKPTELYMTTSVATFLEAANTHVNKGNAVRYLAEEMLGLESHNVMTIGDNFNDVEMLSYAGISVAMGNAPDQVQAIADWVAPSVELDGAAIAMEKFLL comes from the coding sequence ATGGATACAATGCCTTTAAATCAGAGTCAAGACGAAAAAGATATTAAATTGTTGGTTTTAGATATAGATGGGACAATTGCGGGACAATCCAATACTCTCAGTCATCCTGTCAAGGAAGTGATTGCTGCTGTACAAGCCAAGGGAATTAAGGTAGCTATAGCCACAGGAAGGATGTATTGTTCAGCTTTGCGGTTTCATCAAGAAATTGGCTCTACGCTGCCTTTAGTAGCTTATCAGGGAGCTTGGATTCAAGATCCAAATACTCAGGAAATTCACCGTCATTTATCTGTATCTAGAGAAATTGCCCTGCAACTCCTAGAATACTTTGAACAGCCAGATTTACAATCGCTCCTCTCAGTCCATTTTTACATCAACGACCAGCTTTATGTGCGAGAAATTACCAAAGAAACGGAAAGTTATCAACAACGCTGTGGTGTGAATGCTATTCCCGTTGGTGATTTACGTCAATTATTAGATCATGAACCCACTAAAATTTTAGCTTTGTGTGATGATGCGAGTCTAATTCAACAACTTTTGACTAATTTACGCCATAGATATAAACCCACAGAATTATATATGACAACATCTGTAGCCACCTTTCTAGAAGCAGCTAACACTCATGTTAATAAAGGCAATGCTGTCCGTTATCTAGCTGAAGAAATGCTAGGTTTAGAAAGTCATAATGTCATGACTATCGGTGATAATTTCAATGATGTAGAAATGCTTAGTTATGCTGGCATTAGTGTCGCTATGGGTAACGCACCAGACCAAGTGCAAGCGATCGCTGATTGGGTAGCACCTAGTGTAGAGTTAGATGGTGCAGCCATAGCAATGGAAAAATTCTTACTTTAA
- a CDS encoding DALR anticodon-binding domain-containing protein: MSFFSIFTNSGEITSIKGKKVPLYQGGYNQKILYISGMAMSISKSQNSPAMEIAQAIVEHLSRNSASLFNVKVVPPGWIHIELVDSTLAAWLHCLTVSGNEECSLEQSEQAKSKISVPNRQLTNSLTIFKIQHAHSRCCSLLCIAEKEGLIELDRTNIKGFVSVNPISWLNCDQKLRLNHADESFLIYQLVKVVDDLVCADSGSSINWSKAGENLSQAFERFWCNCRIWGEVKIHDPELAQARLGLLIATQLVLRSVLEDKLGIVAPVEL; the protein is encoded by the coding sequence GTGTCTTTCTTCAGTATTTTTACCAATAGTGGGGAAATTACAAGCATAAAAGGGAAAAAAGTTCCTCTCTATCAGGGAGGATATAATCAGAAAATTTTATATATCTCTGGTATGGCTATGAGCATATCAAAATCTCAGAATTCACCAGCGATGGAAATTGCTCAGGCGATTGTTGAGCATTTATCCCGAAATAGTGCTAGTTTATTTAACGTTAAAGTAGTTCCCCCCGGTTGGATTCATATAGAACTCGTTGACTCTACCTTAGCGGCTTGGTTACACTGTCTCACTGTCAGCGGAAATGAGGAATGCTCACTAGAACAAAGTGAACAGGCAAAAAGTAAAATTTCTGTTCCTAATCGCCAATTAACCAACTCATTAACAATTTTTAAAATTCAACACGCTCATTCACGATGCTGTTCTTTGTTGTGTATAGCAGAAAAGGAAGGATTAATTGAACTTGATAGGACAAATATTAAAGGTTTTGTATCTGTTAACCCTATATCTTGGCTCAATTGTGATCAAAAACTTCGCCTTAATCACGCTGATGAGAGTTTTCTGATTTACCAATTAGTCAAAGTGGTAGATGATTTGGTTTGTGCTGATAGTGGTAGTTCCATTAACTGGTCAAAAGCAGGTGAGAATTTGAGTCAAGCTTTTGAGCGGTTTTGGTGTAATTGTCGGATTTGGGGGGAAGTGAAAATTCATGATCCAGAATTAGCTCAAGCAAGATTAGGATTGCTGATAGCGACTCAATTGGTTTTAAGGTCTGTGTTAGAAGACAAATTGGGAATTGTTGCACCTGTAGAACTTTAA
- a CDS encoding Crp/Fnr family transcriptional regulator — protein sequence MQSQSSFSEASRPFLTWQRILDWAQEHYRCRTFSKDERIPARPGLLYLVQRGAIRMVGTAQVSATASQLTSRRINRTPEEAFLGFVGAGQPFEIVAQSPFTLQSYAHVDQTAVLWMYWHDLDNWPHFRREVMDAFRYQHQRKLLWLSALGQRRTIDRLLGFLTLLIEEYGEPSMSETDPDVIRGYSLPFPLTHAQIGSAIGSTRVTVTRLMGKLRQRGLILTQGDNLICLPAESINRVS from the coding sequence ATGCAATCTCAATCCTCCTTTTCCGAAGCTTCACGTCCTTTCTTAACTTGGCAGCGAATCCTTGACTGGGCCCAAGAACACTACCGCTGCCGCACCTTCAGTAAAGATGAGCGGATTCCAGCTAGACCTGGTTTGCTCTATTTAGTCCAAAGAGGTGCTATTCGCATGGTAGGAACTGCCCAAGTCAGTGCTACTGCTAGTCAGTTAACATCTAGACGGATTAACAGAACTCCAGAAGAAGCTTTCTTGGGTTTTGTGGGAGCAGGTCAACCTTTTGAAATTGTTGCTCAGTCTCCATTTACACTCCAGTCCTACGCCCACGTTGACCAAACAGCAGTGCTGTGGATGTACTGGCATGACCTAGACAACTGGCCTCACTTCCGCCGTGAAGTTATGGATGCTTTTAGATATCAGCACCAGCGCAAGTTGCTATGGTTGAGTGCTTTAGGACAACGTCGCACAATTGACAGACTCTTAGGATTTCTCACCCTACTGATTGAGGAATATGGAGAGCCTTCAATGAGCGAAACTGATCCTGATGTCATTCGTGGTTATTCCTTGCCCTTCCCCCTCACCCATGCCCAAATAGGCAGCGCCATTGGTTCAACCCGTGTTACTGTCACTCGTTTAATGGGTAAATTACGTCAACGGGGCTTAATCCTGACCCAAGGAGATAATCTGATTTGCCTACCCGCTGAATCTATCAATAGAGTCAGCTAG